Proteins encoded in a region of the Ornithodoros turicata isolate Travis chromosome 3, ASM3712646v1, whole genome shotgun sequence genome:
- the LOC135389936 gene encoding uncharacterized protein LOC135389936, with product MKTHLKRGTHNIRSEEEAQERNSTMAAWWTILLTAFLLEKTSAQGILSDDEAAYYKKTSYKPQDGITKTLRSELPDHEFIRVAIKVPINETIRGDRLQQGTVAIKKGVLAGLSEVTQRTTTQTRGGRPITVIYLQWGKVTGTFPFQAVVNGLRFLGMIRVRFNPVQATAVLKDGSLVEFKPPILRNGLSVSGSPAQSAFPRAYESVTELVKEASRSTLSKFIDTTAKNALWTAIRLTENEIPLWD from the exons ATGAAGACTCATTTAAAACGCGGCACTCACAATATTCGTTCGGAAGAGGAGGCTCAAGAGAGAAACTCTACTATGGCAGCTTGGTGGACGATTCTGCTGACAGCGTTTCTTCTGGAGAAGACGTCGGCCCAAGGAATTCTAAGCGACG ATGAAGCTGCGTACTACAAGAAGACCAGCTACAAGCCTCAGGACGGCATCACAAAGACGTTGCGGAGTGAGCTGCCCGATCACGAGTTTATTCGAGTCGCCATAAAAGTGCCCATCAACGAGACCATACGGGGAGACAGGCTCCAGCAAGGAACGGTAGCAATCAAGAAAGGTGTCCTGGCGGGCCTCAGCGAGGTCACTCAACGGACAACCACCCAGACGAGAGGAGGGCGCCCGATCACGGTCATCTACCTGCAGTGGGGCAAAGTTACCGGCACCTTCCCCTTTCAAGCGGTCGTAAACGGCTTGCGATTCCTTGGAATGATTCGCGTGCGGTTCAACCCCGTCCAGGCAACCGCCGTGCTTAAGGACGGTTCCTTGGTGGAGTTCAAGCCGCCGATATTGAGGAACGGCCTCTCGGTGTCCGGGTCTCCGGCGCAGAGCGCCTTCCCTCGCGCGTATGAAAGTGTTACGGAGCTTGTGAAAGAAGCCAGTAGGTCTACGCTGTCGAAGTTCATCGATACTACGGCCAAGAATGCACTATGGACAGCGATCAGGTTGACGGAGAACGAGATTCCCTTGTGGGATTAG
- the LOC135389937 gene encoding procathepsin L-like — protein MIAIILLSIVCRGALAASLGDPAEYSDQFDLYGSYGKAWDLFRKLYNKTYSSPDEAVRREGTFRQTFDFVKASDELFKNGTISYSTGINYFADLTQDEVINEYTGYRGSGQMLSTGGVPNTFEPQLGDAPRFVDWRQQGYVTPVKNQGNCGGCWAFSATGALEGQMFRKTGSLVPLSEQNLLDCATQRYGSNGCNGGQMAGAFRYVMDAGGLDTARNYPYTMRTNFQCQYRGTEESRQVRVRGFVKVPPQNEAALQEAVARVGPVSIAINASPRSFMFYRGGIYYEPNCNPRGLNHAVLFVGYGEENGTPYWIMKNSWGTGWGEAGYMRIIRNRNQCGIAMDPIFPTL, from the exons ATGATCG CGATTATCCTGTTATCCATCGTCTGTCGGGGAGCGCTGGCAGCTTCTCTTGGCGACCCTGCTGAATATTCGGACCAGTTTGATCTTTACGGGAGCTACGGCAAGGCATGGGATCTCTTCCGTAAATTATACA ACAAGACGTACTCATCGCCCGACGAAGCTGTTCGCCGTGAGGGAACCTTCCGTCAGACATTCGACTTCGTTAAGGCATCGGACGAGCTCTTCAAAAACGGCACAATTTCCTACAGTACAGGCATCAACTATTTTGCTGACCTG ACGCAGGACGAAGTAATCAACGAGTACACGGGTTACAGGGGAAGTGGTCAAATGCTTTCCACTGGCGGGGTGCCTAATACCTTCGAGCCCCAGTTAGGTGATGCGCCTAGGTTCGTCGACTGGAGGCAGCAGGGCTATGTCACTCCGGTCAAGAACCAGGGAAACTGTGGCGGTTGCTGGGCCTTCAGTGCA ACGGGTGCTTTGGAAGGTCAAATGTTCCGGAAGACGGGCTCCTTGGTGCCTCTGAGTGAGCAGAATCTGCTGGACTGCGCCACACAGCGGTACGGGAGCAATGGCTGCAATGGAGGTCAGATGGCTGGAGCATTCCGTTACGTCATGGATGCCGGTGGTCTCGACACAGCACGCAACTATCCCTACACTATGAGG ACCAACTTCCAGTGTCAATACCGCGGCACTGAGGAAAGTAGGCAAGTTCGCGTCCGTGGGTTCGTCAAGGTTCCACCACAGAATGAAGCAGCCCTGCAGGAAGCCGTCGCTCGCGTGGGTCCCGTTTCCATTGCCATAAATGCCAGCCCGAGGTCCTTCATGTTCTACAGGGGTG GTATCTACTACGAGCCCAACTGTAATCCTCGTGGCCTGAACCATGCTGTGCTCTTTGTTGGCTACGGTGAAGAGAATGGCACGCCCTATTGGATTATGAAGAACAG TTGGGGAACCGGGTGGGGCGAGGCTGGCTACATGAGGATCATCCGGAATAGGAACCAGTGCGGCATTGCCATGGACCCCATTTTCCCCACTTTGTAA
- the LOC135389938 gene encoding small ribosomal subunit protein uS15m-like — translation MMSLLTNLKATRCLFSKLSLSDAVCRSAAAGTHTLSVPTSGLQSGNTRNKELCATPSTPMHISHRFRHRKLLSWPVDYLPFEWSYPAKQDRILNSGDLVDDIGPVDLSHPRDGFELSEELKTAPEEVKRVFSLEFGILRDISNVKRKEFVKLVQRHPYDTDSIEYKIAKSTFAIRCMKMMFAAKPKRKNLRKSLCETVDKRNKWLKILRRWDYKRFRFVAHQLQVTYTPRPLCRIQPKVTKKGDLRRLTREYCDKVRRERLTAYHEKLKAVHDEFVKEKEATEEWVKEEEVRWELTEDERKSTEHESVLKNIKHTMY, via the exons ATGATGTCGCTTTTAACCAATTTGAAAGCAACACGATGCTTATTTTCTAAGCTTTCACTTTCCGATGCGGTATGCAGGAGTGCCGCAGCGGGAACGCACACACTTTCCGTTCCCACGTCGGGTCTTCAAAGTGGGAACACACGAAACAAGGAACTATGTGCTACACCGTCTACCCCGATGCATATCTCGCATAGGTTCAGACACAGGAAGCTACTAAGTTGGCCCGTTGACTACCTTCCGTTTGAGTGGTCGTATCCTGCCAAGCAGGATCGAATTCTGAACTCGG GCGACCTTGTAGATGATATTGGACCTGTCGATCTCTCCCACCCACGGGACGGATTCGAACTATCAGAGGAGCTCAAAAC TGCCCCGGAAGAGGTAAAACGGGTGTTTAGCCTTGAATTCGGCATCTTG cGAGATATCAGTAACGTAAAGCGAAAAGAATTTGTGAAACTCGTACAGAGGCATCCATACGATACGGATTCAATCGAATACAAAA TTGCAAAGAGTACTTTTGCGATACGTTGCATGAAGATGATGTTTGCGGCAAAGCCAAAG CGCAAGAACCTGAGGAAGAGCCTATGTGAAACAGTAGACAAGCGTAACAAGTGGCTCAAGATCCTCCGCCGGTGGGACTACAAGCGCTTCCGATTCGTCGCCCACCAGCTGCAGGTGACGTACACCCCTCGGCCCCTGTGCCGCATCCAGCCGAAGGTGACTAAGAAGGGAGACCTGCGGAGGCTGACGCGGGAATACTGCGACAAGGTGCGCCGAGAGAGGCTTACCGCCTACCACGAGAAACTCAAGGCCGTGCACGACGAGTTTGTCAAAGAGAAGGAAGCAACTGAGGAGTGGGTGAAGGAGGAGGAAGTGAGGTGGGAACTAACGGAAGACGAGCGCAAGTCCACGGAGCACGAGAGCGTGCTTAAGAACATTAAGCATACCATGTACTAG